A window from Hirundo rustica isolate bHirRus1 chromosome 25, bHirRus1.pri.v3, whole genome shotgun sequence encodes these proteins:
- the MACO1 gene encoding macoilin isoform X2: MKRRSADCSKLRRPLKRNRITEGIYGSTFLYLKFLVVWALVLLADFVLEFRFEYLWPFWLFIRSVYDSFRYQGLAFSVFFVCVAFTSNIICLLFIPIQWLFFAASTYVWVQYVWHTERGVCLPTVSLWILFVYIEAAIRFKDLKNFHVDLCRPFAAHCIGYPVVTLGFGFKSYVSYKMRLRKQKEVQKENEFYMQLLQQALPPEQQMLQRQEREAEEAKGLSDMDSSILLQHNGGIPANKKISATLPELEYREKGKEKDKDAKKHNLGINNNILQPVDSKIQEIEYMENHINSKRLNNDLVGSTENLLKEDSCTASSKNYKNVSGVVNSSPRSHSATNGSIPSSSSKNEKKQKCASKSPSTHKDLMENCIPNNQLSKPDALVRSAVRHKYSGARQEENVEKIGSSGLDSSSVERPLPLQDFSGVSCCLNRLEQDIKKLKADLQASRQVEQELRSQVSSLSSAERGSRAEMGQLRQENELLQNKLHNAVQMKQKDKQMISQLEKKLKAEQEARTFVEKQLMEEKKRKKLEEATAARAVAFAAATRGECTETLRNRIRELETECKKLTIDIKLKEDQIRELEMKVQELRKYKENEKDTEVLMSALSAMQDKTQHLENSLSAETRIKLDLFSALGDAKRQLEIAQGQILQKDQEIKDLKQKIAEVMAVMPSITYTAATSTLSPVSPHYSSKFVEPSPSGLDPNASVYQPLKK, encoded by the exons aTGAAGCGGCGGAGCGCGGACTGCAGCAAACTGCGGCGGCCGCTCAAGCGGAACCGCATCACCGAGGGCATCTACGGCAG caCGTTCCTGTACCTGAAGTTCCTGGTGGTGTGGgcgctggtgctgctggcagatTTTGTGCTGGAGTTCAGGTTTGAGTACCTGTGGCCCTTCTGGCTCTTCATCAGGAGCGTTTACGATTCCTTCCGATACCAGGGCTTG GCcttctcagtattttttgtgtgtgtagcATTCACCTCCAACATCATCTGTCTGCTCTTCATCCCAATCCAGTGGCTGTTCTTTGCTGCCAGCACCTATGTGTGGGTACAGTATGTGTGGCACACAG AAAGAGGTGTGTGCTTACCAACGGTATCACTGTGGATACTTTTCGTTTATATTGAAGCAGCCATTagatttaaagatttaaaaaactTCCACGTGGACCTTTGTCGTCCATTTGCAGCACACTG CATTGGCTACCCTGTTGTGACTTTGGGCTTTGGCTTTAAAAGTTACGTCAGCTACAAGATGCGTTTGAGGAAGCAGAAAGAGGTGCAGAAGGAGAACGAGTTCTAcatgcagctcctgcagcaggcgctgcccccagagcagcagatgcTGCAAAGGCAagagagggaggcagaggaag CCAAAGGATTATCTGATATGGATTCCTCAATACTCCTGCAGCACAATGGAGGCATTCCAGccaataaaaaaatctctgcgACGTTGCCAGAGCTGGAATATcgagaaaaagggaaagaaaaggacaagGATGCAAAGAAACACAACCTTGGAATAAACAACAACATTTTGCAACCTGTAGACtctaaaatacaagaaattgaATATATGGAAAACCATATCAATAGTAAAAGATTAAATAATGATCTTGTAGGAAGTACAGAAAACCTCTTGAAAGAGGACTCATGCACTGCCTCGtccaaaaattacaaaaatgtcAGTGGGGTTGTGAACTCCTCGCCCCGCAGCCACAGTGCAACCAACGGGAGCatcccctcctcatcctctaaaaatgagaaaaaacagaaatgtgCCAGCAAGAGCCCGAGCACACATAAGGACTTAATGGAAAACTGTATTCCTAATAACCAGCTAAGCAAACCAGATGCACTGGTAAG GTCTGCTGTGAGGCACAAATACTCTGGTGCAAGGCAGGAGGAAAACGTGGAGAAAATCGGCTCATCTGGCCTTGACAGCTCTTCTGTGGAGCGACCTTTGCCTCTCCAGGACTTCAGTGGGGTTTCTTGCTGCCTgaacag GTTGGAGCAGGACATCAAGAAGCTGAAGGCCGACCTGCAGGCCAGCAGGCaggtggagcaggagctgcgCAGCCAGGTGAGCTCGCTGAGCTCGGCCGAGCGCGGCAGCCGCGCTGAGATGGGCCAGCTGCGCCAGGAGAACGAGCTGCTGCAGAACAA aTTGCACAACGCTGTACAGatgaaacaaaaagacaaacaaatgaTCAGCCAGCTGGAGAAGAAGCTCAAGGCGGAGCAGGAGGCACGGACCTTTGTAGAAAAGCAGttaatggaagaaaagaaaaggaagaagttgGAAGAGGCAACTGCAGCACGAGCCGTGGCCTTTGCTGCTGCTACCAG GGGGGAGTGCACCGAAACCTTGCGGAATCGCATCCGGGAGCTGGAGACAGAGTGCAAGAAGTTAACAATCGAcatcaaactgaaagaggatcAGATCAGAGAGCTGGAAATGAAAGTTCAG gagctgaggaagtACAAGGAGAACGAGAAGGACACGGAGGTGTTGATGTCGGCGCTCTCGGCCATGCAGGACAAGACCCAGCACCTGGAGAACAGCCTGAGTGCAGAGACCAGGATCAAGCTGGACCTGTTCTCTGCCCTGGGAGATGCAAAAAGGCAGCTTGAGATTGCCCAAG GGCAGATCCTGCAGAAGGATCAGGAGATCAAGGACCTCAAACAGAAGATCGCAGAGGTGATGGCAGTGATGCCCAGCATCACCTACACCGCAGCCACCAGCACCCTgagccccgtgtccccacaTTATTCTTCCAAATTCGTGgagcccagcccctctggacTCGACCCCAACGCCTCTGTCTATCAGCCCCTGAAGAAGTGA